The stretch of DNA AGGTTTGATCAATGCCGACATTGTTAAGCCCGCCACAGGAACCTTTGATCGGCTGACGCCCGAATATGACACCCACGGCCATACCGGCCACGACCAGCATCAGAATAACAAATGTTGCTAATACGGTTGTCATGGTGCTTCCTCCAGATAATGCGCGAAACGGGACGTATATCGCGCCTCAAAGCCATCCCCGTTGGGGGATTTTACTATAAAGTAGGCGGCCAGTCCGTGCTGCTCCGCCAGCTCTGCGGAACGCTGTTCCCCCATGACCATAAAGGCAGTGGCCAGGGCGTCAGCGGTCAGTGCGTCGTCAGCAATTACGTTAACAGCCGCCAGTTGATGAGTCACTGGCTTACCGGTAAAGGGATCAATCTCGTGCGAGTAACGAACACCGTCTTCCTCAAAATAATTACGGTAATCGCCGGACCCGGCAATGCCTAATGATTCCCCTTGCGTGTTCAACACCGCCCAGATTTCAGGCACCCCGTCTTCGGGTTTCTCAATAGCTGGTACCCAGGCGCTGCCGTCAGGCTTGAGACCCCGGATACGCAACTCACCGCCAATCTCGATAAAATAGCTGTTCTGCCCTACGCTATCAAAGTAATCAGCAATAACATCAGCTGCATATCCTTTGGCGATACCGCTAAGGTCCAGCTTTACGTCTCTTTCCTTGCGCAGACGGGGAGGCTGCAGACTGACCTGCAGGGCCTGATAGGACACCTGAGACTGCAGGCGGGATATTTCCGCCTGATCAGGAATACGGGTCCAGCTAAGCGAACCCTGTTGATCAGGGCCAAATCCCCAACGGTCAACCAGAGGCCCGACTGTCACATCAAAATACCCGCCAGTCATGTCACTAAAATGAAGTGAGCGATGTACCACATAGGCGAGCTCTGGCGATACATCCACCCATTGTCCGGGCTCACTGCGATTAAATTGTGACAATTCAGAGTCTGGCGCATAAGTCGACATCAATTCCCTGTCCAGTCTAAACAGGCGCTGCTCAATACCGTCTGCCAGCTCCTGATCAGACACTGATTCAGGAAAGCCGGCTATCAGAATCTGATACCGCGTGCCCATGGTCGCGCCATCAAGCTGATAAACCTGAGTCGGCGCCTCCGGTCTTAACCAGAGCCACAAAAAAAACAGCACCAGAAAGGCCAGCGTATAGCTGTAACGGCCTAACCAGTGCTGCAGTGTTGCGATCATTGCCATGCGGCCGGGGATCAGGAGA from Pseudohongiella spirulinae encodes:
- the nqrM gene encoding (Na+)-NQR maturation NqrM, which codes for MTTVLATFVILMLVVAGMAVGVIFGRQPIKGSCGGLNNVGIDQTCELCGGNPAKCEESTR
- a CDS encoding FAD:protein FMN transferase, which produces MAMIATLQHWLGRYSYTLAFLVLFFLWLWLRPEAPTQVYQLDGATMGTRYQILIAGFPESVSDQELADGIEQRLFRLDRELMSTYAPDSELSQFNRSEPGQWVDVSPELAYVVHRSLHFSDMTGGYFDVTVGPLVDRWGFGPDQQGSLSWTRIPDQAEISRLQSQVSYQALQVSLQPPRLRKERDVKLDLSGIAKGYAADVIADYFDSVGQNSYFIEIGGELRIRGLKPDGSAWVPAIEKPEDGVPEIWAVLNTQGESLGIAGSGDYRNYFEEDGVRYSHEIDPFTGKPVTHQLAAVNVIADDALTADALATAFMVMGEQRSAELAEQHGLAAYFIVKSPNGDGFEARYTSRFAHYLEEAP